In Prunus dulcis chromosome 2, ALMONDv2, whole genome shotgun sequence, a single genomic region encodes these proteins:
- the LOC117619444 gene encoding uncharacterized protein LOC117619444 has translation MVVKMMRWPPWPPISTKKFEVVIVVGRLEGLDKTQFEGERRALVEVKWKGQKGKALGSLRRSVKRNFTKEGEIRDDGVVELQEEFRSLCSFSGCKEGMFYPWELSFTVFNAENKGLRNRVGVYGTASLNLAQYASVSELKELGLNIPLNVLVVASESKASLSISLSILEMRATQELSEAVPGSMPSDEAISTEKDELSPLKAGLRKVKILRDYVSFGKSKKACVEQDSSDSRSSARSEDAASNYPFDTDSLDDDGREESEWSKEDSSVRQSISYETLAYANFAGGLFYSNTNSNGQDDFWVHYSNRNLDIGGLHVDNSSAPVCRPNSWQSSKGRILQWKKRKLSFRSPKAKGESLLKKHYGEEGGDDIDFDRRQLSSSDECSFESHHTESSISEFGDENFSVGIWEHKEVISRDRHMKLQCQVFFASIDQRSERAAGESACTALVAVITDWLKSNRNEMPVKCEFDSLIRDGSSEWRTLCDNEAYIERFPDKHFDLETILQAKIRPLSVVPEKSFIGFFHPEELGNRDCDFLQGAMSFDSIWDEISRSASECACNSELLVYIVSWNDHFFILKVEQDAFYIIDTLGERLYEGCNQAYILKFDKDTTIQRLPSEAKASNEKSGNQVRSNNCKETKAEGALVLSQKDLENSDVEEFVCKGKEACKEYIKSFLVAIPIRELLADLKKGLMASTPLHHRLQIEFHCTKLLPSMDEYSAKTTAAAAPAMVVA, from the exons ATGGTGGTGAAGATGATGAGGTGGCCACCATGGCCACCAATTTCCACCAAGAAATTTGAGGTAGTGATTGTGGTAGGCAGGCTTGAGGGATTGGATAAAACTCAATTTGAGGGTGAGAGAAGAGCTTTGGTTGAGGTTAAATGGAAGGGCCAGAAGGGTAAGGCTTTGGGGTCTTTGAGACGATCTGTGAAGAGGAATTTCACCAAAGAAGGTGAAATTAGAGATGATGGGGTGGTGGAATTGCAAGAGGAGTTTAGGAGTTTGTGCAGTTTTTCTGGTTGTAAAGAGGGTATGTTTTACCCTTGGGAGCTTTCATTTACAGTCTTCAAT GCTGAAAACAAAGGATTGAGGAACAGAGTCGGTGTTTATGGAACTGCATCATTGAACCTAGCGCAGTATGCTTCGGTGTCTGAGTTAAAGGAACTTGGTCTCAACATTCCTCTGAATGTTCTTGTTGTGGCCTCAGAGTCTAAGGCATCACTTTCT ATATCTCTGAGCATATTGGAAATGAGAGCCACTCAAGAACTTTCTGAGGCAGTGCCTGGATCAATGCCTTCTGACGAAGCTATTTCCACAGAAAAGGATGAGTTGTCTCCTCTTAAAGCAGGACTGAGAAAGGTGAAAATCCTTAGAGATTATGTTTCATTTGGTAAATCAAAGAAGGCATGCGTCGAGCAAGATAGCAGTGATAGCAGGAGTTCTGCTAGAAGTGAGGATGCTGCATCCAACTATCCATTTGACACAGATTCACTTGATGATGATGGGCGGGAGGAATCAGAGTGGAGTAAGGAGGACTCCAGTGTCAGGCAGTCAATTAGTTATGAAACGCTAGCCTATGCAAACTTTGCTGGTGGCTTGTTTTACTCCAATACTAATAGTAATGGCCAAGATGACTTTTGGGTCCACTATAGCAACCGTAATTTAGATATAGGTGGCTTGCATGTTGACAACTCCAGTGCACCAGTCTGTCGGCCAAACTCGTGGCAGAGTTCCAAGGGAAGAATCCTACaatggaagaagaggaaattgAGCTTCAGATCTCCTAAAGCCAAAGGGGAGTCTCTTCTGAAGAAACATTATGGAGAAGAGGGTGGAGATGATATTGATTTTGATCGCAGGCAGCTTAGTTCCTCTGATGAATGCAGTTTTGAG TCACATCACACAGAAAGTTCCATTTCTGAATTCGGAGATGAGAATTTTTCTGTTGGCATTTGGGAGCATAAGGAAGTGATAAGCCGTGATAGACATATGAAGCTTCAATGTCAAGTATTTTTTGCTTCAATTGATCAGAGGAGTGAACGTGCTGCTGGAGAGAGTGCATGCACGGCCTTGGTTGCAGTCATTACAGATTGGTTGAAATCCAACAGAAATGAGATGCCTGTCAAGTGTGAATTTGATAGTCTCATTAGAGATGGATCATCAGAGTGGAGAACTCTCTGTGATAACGAGGCCTACATAGAGCGTTTCCCTGATAAGCACTTTGATCTTGAGACCATCCTTCAAGCTAAAATTCGTCCTCTGTCTGTAGTTCCAGAGAAGTCTTTCATAGGATTCTTCCATCCTGAAGAACTAGGAAACAGGGATTGTGACTTCCTTCAGGGTGCCATGTCATTCGATAGCATATGGGATGAGATCAGTCGTTCTGCATCAGAATGTGCATGCAATAGTGAACTTCTGGTTTACATTGTGAGTTGGAACGACCATTTCTTCATACTAAAGGTAGAGCAGGATGCTTTTTACATAATTGACACATTAGGGGAGAGGTTGTATGAAGGTTGCAACCAGGCCTATATcctgaaatttgacaaagaCACAACAATCCAAAGATTACCAAGTGAGGCTAAAGCATCAAATGAGAAATCTGGAAATCAGGTGCGATCGAACAACTGTAAGGAAACTAAAGCTGAAGGGGCTCTTGTATTGAGCCAGAAAGATTTGGAAAATAGTGATGTGGAAGAGTTTGTATGCAAAGGCAAAGAAGCTTGCAAAGAGTATATTAAAAGCTTTTTGGTTGCTATCCCTATAAGGGAATTGCTGGCGGATCTTAAGAAGGGTTTGATGGCATCAACACCTCTTCATCATCGTCTACAAATTGAATTCCATTGTACCAAGCTCTTGCCGTCAATGGATGAATATTCTGCAAAAACAACAGCAGCTGCTGCACCAGCAATGGTAGTTGCATAA